From Desulfuromonas soudanensis, the proteins below share one genomic window:
- a CDS encoding cohesin domain-containing protein — protein MNVLWIKKFVTVLVLLSLVSGCASGHGSFKRGQDYADKGMYDEAVAALALAVTENPESHEYRMKLQTARAKAAQKHLQTGRRAGDQGDYRAAAQNFSQAAALDPTLEVARQMLAQAQELVRSEELTNDAETLYRGRRLSQARTTLEEAIQLNPANTRARELLEKTRQEKLTTIDGFELDVASDKPITLKFKDAKIRDVFNIVSKLSGINFIFDEDIKPQSVTVLLENASFAQALELLLRMNNLGKKVLNAKTIIIYPRTKEKDKQYEDQIIQIFYLSNIDAKKAVNLLRTMLQLRKVYVHEELNALVIRDSPDVIKLAQQVIESADRADSEVVFDLELVEISHTDNLNIGARLDTYQVKGGFGEPGISPPAFVGLTQHFKPLDFLYTIPNATFDFQKSLSDAEILANPKIRLKNGAKAKVHVGSREPIVTTTNNANGDVTSTNIQYVDVGVKLDLEAKVQLDGTVLTKVNLEVSNKGATVGTEQNIAFAISTTNAMTELVLKDGEQTIIGGLIRDDVSNSKTTFPILGRIPLLGPLLSGYKKDKTKREILLSITPHIVKNVDIPGASAGTIWSGGEDDLRAGKNFGSFATAFKAATEPVPLEVAPARVELGDTPAFPPEPENLFPLPAAEEAPVPTPPVPEEVLPLEPVLPVPPESGVAPQGMPPELPPSADAGSALPGEAAVAPVIVPQEETATEPVENVTLPPLDLPPVAADSRVFVTGPNLVNAGETFTVEVAVDEVQNLYSAPLFVTYPPQLLDFVAGEEGTFLRQGEASTIFTSSPNRERGQLIVGYKQGLGGAGASGGGALFRLTFKAKAPGMAEIALDRINFRDPAGNRLSVVPAGLQVEVR, from the coding sequence ATGAACGTGTTGTGGATAAAAAAATTCGTGACGGTGCTGGTTCTGCTGAGTCTGGTCAGCGGCTGTGCTTCGGGGCACGGTTCCTTCAAGAGGGGACAGGACTATGCTGACAAGGGGATGTACGATGAGGCCGTGGCCGCCTTGGCCCTGGCTGTCACGGAAAACCCCGAGAGCCACGAATACCGGATGAAGCTGCAGACCGCCCGGGCGAAGGCGGCGCAAAAACATCTTCAGACCGGGCGCAGGGCGGGAGACCAGGGGGATTATCGGGCCGCCGCCCAGAATTTCAGCCAGGCCGCCGCCCTCGACCCGACCTTGGAGGTCGCCAGGCAGATGTTGGCCCAGGCCCAGGAGCTGGTGCGCTCCGAAGAACTGACCAACGACGCCGAGACTCTCTATCGCGGACGGCGCCTTTCCCAGGCCAGAACGACCCTGGAGGAGGCGATACAGCTCAACCCCGCCAACACCCGGGCCCGGGAGCTGCTGGAGAAGACCCGCCAGGAGAAGCTGACGACCATCGACGGCTTCGAACTCGATGTCGCCTCGGACAAGCCGATCACCCTCAAGTTCAAGGACGCCAAGATCCGCGACGTCTTCAATATCGTCTCCAAACTTTCGGGGATCAACTTCATCTTCGACGAGGACATCAAGCCGCAGAGCGTGACCGTTCTCCTCGAAAATGCGAGCTTTGCCCAGGCTCTCGAACTCCTCCTGAGGATGAACAATCTGGGAAAAAAGGTTCTCAACGCCAAGACCATCATCATCTACCCCCGGACCAAGGAGAAGGACAAGCAGTACGAGGACCAGATCATCCAGATTTTCTACCTCTCCAACATCGACGCCAAAAAGGCGGTGAATCTGCTGCGCACCATGCTCCAGCTGCGCAAGGTCTACGTCCACGAGGAACTCAACGCCCTGGTCATCCGCGACTCGCCCGATGTCATCAAGCTGGCCCAGCAGGTCATCGAGTCCGCCGACCGCGCCGACTCGGAGGTCGTCTTCGATCTCGAGCTGGTGGAGATCAGTCACACCGACAATCTCAACATCGGGGCGCGACTCGATACTTACCAGGTCAAGGGGGGGTTCGGCGAGCCGGGGATCTCTCCCCCCGCATTTGTCGGTTTGACTCAGCACTTCAAGCCTCTTGATTTTCTCTACACCATTCCGAATGCCACCTTCGATTTCCAGAAGTCCCTCAGCGACGCCGAGATCCTCGCCAATCCTAAGATTCGGCTGAAAAACGGCGCCAAGGCCAAGGTCCACGTCGGCAGCCGCGAACCGATCGTCACGACCACCAACAACGCCAACGGCGATGTCACCTCGACCAACATCCAGTATGTCGACGTCGGCGTCAAGCTCGACCTCGAGGCCAAGGTCCAGCTCGACGGCACCGTCCTCACCAAGGTCAATCTCGAGGTCAGCAACAAGGGGGCGACCGTCGGTACCGAGCAAAACATCGCCTTTGCCATCAGCACCACCAACGCCATGACGGAGCTGGTCCTCAAGGACGGCGAGCAGACCATTATCGGCGGCCTCATCAGGGACGACGTCAGCAACAGCAAAACGACCTTTCCCATCCTCGGCCGCATCCCGCTCCTCGGTCCCCTTCTCAGCGGGTACAAAAAGGACAAAACCAAGCGGGAAATCCTCCTGTCGATCACCCCGCACATCGTCAAGAACGTCGACATCCCCGGAGCCAGCGCCGGTACCATCTGGTCCGGCGGCGAAGACGATCTCCGGGCCGGAAAGAACTTCGGCTCCTTTGCCACCGCCTTCAAGGCGGCCACGGAACCGGTCCCTCTCGAGGTGGCCCCGGCCCGGGTTGAACTCGGCGACACCCCGGCCTTCCCGCCGGAGCCGGAGAATCTCTTCCCGCTGCCGGCCGCCGAAGAGGCCCCTGTCCCGACCCCTCCCGTTCCCGAGGAGGTTCTCCCCCTCGAACCGGTCCTCCCCGTCCCCCCGGAGTCCGGAGTCGCACCGCAGGGGATGCCTCCGGAGCTGCCGCCGTCGGCCGATGCCGGGTCCGCTCTCCCCGGCGAGGCCGCTGTCGCGCCGGTTATCGTCCCACAGGAGGAGACTGCGACCGAGCCGGTGGAGAACGTGACCCTTCCCCCCCTCGACCTCCCTCCGGTCGCTGCCGACTCCCGGGTTTTTGTCACCGGACCGAATCTGGTGAACGCCGGCGAAACCTTTACGGTCGAGGTGGCGGTCGACGAGGTGCAGAATCTTTACAGCGCTCCGCTCTTCGTGACTTACCCTCCCCAGCTTCTCGATTTCGTCGCCGGCGAAGAGGGGACCTTTCTCCGCCAGGGGGAGGCGTCGACGATCTTCACCTCCAGTCCCAACCGGGAGCGGGGGCAGCTGATCGTCGGCTACAAACAGGGTCTCGGCGGCGCCGGGGCCAGCGGCGGCGGCGCTCTCTTCCGTCTCACCTTCAAGGCTAAGGCGCCGGGGATGGCCGAGATCGCCCTGGATCGTATCAACTTCCGGGACCCCGCGGGAAATCGCCTGTCGGTCGTCCCTGCCGGACTGCAGGTGGAGGTCCGCTAG
- a CDS encoding type 4a pilus biogenesis protein PilO, with translation MSAKRLLAAAWRVNRVFPVAIALLLLVNLAGFLLFTQVYSPHHEDLKRELIQKQGLARQARLQGKVVLPPQEAYRQGEEGLNALNEAIPDRTEFTALIGEIFSLAKGAGLGIAKVGYQPKSLPERGLLEYTLDFGVTGDYLQIKRFIFSLEQSPRIIIIEKVDMSRVKETDRESVGLGIRLTTYFKSDIS, from the coding sequence ATGAGCGCAAAACGCCTCCTTGCCGCCGCCTGGCGGGTGAACAGGGTCTTTCCGGTGGCGATTGCTCTGCTGCTCTTGGTCAACCTTGCCGGTTTTCTCCTGTTTACCCAGGTTTATTCTCCGCACCATGAGGACCTGAAACGGGAACTGATCCAAAAGCAGGGGCTGGCTCGTCAGGCACGCCTTCAGGGGAAGGTCGTCCTTCCGCCCCAGGAGGCCTACCGGCAGGGGGAGGAGGGGCTCAACGCTCTCAACGAGGCGATTCCTGACCGCACCGAATTTACCGCCCTGATCGGCGAAATCTTCTCCCTGGCCAAGGGGGCGGGGCTCGGCATCGCCAAGGTCGGATATCAGCCGAAGTCCCTCCCCGAGCGGGGGCTGCTGGAATATACTCTCGATTTCGGGGTCACCGGCGACTACCTGCAGATCAAACGCTTTATTTTTTCCCTCGAGCAGTCGCCCCGGATCATCATTATTGAAAAAGTCGATATGAGTCGCGTCAAGGAAACCGACAGGGAGTCCGTCGGCCTCGGGATCCGCCTCACGACCTATTTCAAGTCGGACATTTCATGA
- a CDS encoding PilN domain-containing protein, protein MNLNLNLASRAYVNRQALFLCYTLLIALLTVFLLLLGNSYYRLHADNGRIAAQLEEINRDLGFQGSASQEITSPAYQKLQERVALANQLLVKDSFRWTALLDHLEEVVTDGVRIRSIQPDYRQGGLKLIGVARGLGDLRSFLDRLIASPHFSEVFLLDQASVAIKDNLGQDHSSLTFTIDLKGAF, encoded by the coding sequence ATGAATCTGAATCTCAATCTGGCCAGCCGCGCCTATGTCAACCGCCAGGCGCTCTTTCTCTGTTACACTCTGCTGATCGCACTGCTGACGGTTTTTCTGCTGCTGTTGGGAAACTCCTATTACCGGCTCCATGCCGACAACGGCCGGATCGCCGCCCAGTTGGAGGAGATCAACCGGGATCTCGGTTTTCAGGGGTCGGCGAGTCAGGAAATTACCTCTCCAGCCTATCAAAAGTTGCAGGAGCGGGTGGCCCTGGCCAATCAGCTTCTGGTCAAGGACAGTTTCCGCTGGACGGCGCTCCTCGATCACCTCGAAGAGGTGGTCACCGACGGCGTCAGAATCCGTTCCATCCAGCCTGATTACCGCCAGGGGGGACTCAAGCTCATCGGCGTGGCTCGCGGACTCGGTGATCTGCGATCGTTTCTCGACCGTCTGATCGCCTCGCCGCACTTCTCCGAGGTTTTTTTGCTCGACCAGGCCAGCGTGGCGATCAAGGACAATCTCGGCCAGGATCATTCGTCCCTGACCTTCACCATCGATCTGAAAGGAGCCTTTTGA
- the pilM gene encoding type IV pilus biogenesis protein PilM, with translation MISRTFIGLDVRANELRAVALRRKGRGTLLQGARVVAPRDGILAISGREANILDRRRFIETVHDLLDPLAGREERIALSLPDGTGRILLTEVETTFKTQAEGVEILKWHLKKSLPADPREVQLDYQVLDKNDSGRYRVVVSVMVQKILHQYEEAFLEAGYAPAVVDFYSMNLHNFYRPRLDLGTDYILVGVEGEVLSLQVVQGRILTFSRVADVPLDPARVFYEINRSLVGLRGSQPGLRRIAVFLHSDWDDPLPLKDAVASAFDCEVVLLDPHLERLAASPLDFSSSRARALLAAVGAAERMM, from the coding sequence GTGATATCAAGAACCTTTATCGGTCTCGATGTCAGGGCCAATGAACTGCGGGCCGTTGCCCTGCGCCGCAAGGGGCGCGGCACCCTGCTGCAGGGGGCCAGGGTCGTGGCCCCCCGCGACGGCATCCTGGCGATCTCCGGTCGGGAAGCCAATATCCTCGACCGCCGGCGATTTATCGAAACCGTTCATGACCTCCTCGACCCCCTGGCCGGACGGGAAGAACGGATTGCTCTTTCCCTCCCCGACGGGACGGGAAGGATATTGCTGACGGAAGTGGAGACGACCTTCAAGACGCAGGCCGAGGGGGTTGAAATCCTCAAATGGCATTTGAAGAAGAGCCTTCCTGCCGACCCCCGGGAGGTCCAGCTCGACTATCAGGTCCTTGATAAAAACGATTCCGGCCGTTACCGGGTCGTGGTGTCGGTGATGGTGCAGAAAATATTGCATCAGTATGAGGAGGCGTTCCTTGAGGCCGGTTACGCCCCGGCGGTGGTCGATTTCTATTCGATGAATCTGCACAATTTTTATCGCCCCCGCCTTGACCTGGGGACCGATTATATCCTCGTCGGCGTCGAAGGAGAGGTTCTGAGCCTCCAGGTCGTGCAGGGGCGAATTCTGACCTTCTCAAGGGTAGCCGACGTGCCTCTAGATCCCGCGCGGGTCTTTTACGAAATCAACCGCTCGCTGGTCGGTTTGCGGGGATCTCAACCGGGACTGCGCCGCATTGCGGTCTTTTTGCACAGCGACTGGGACGACCCTTTACCGCTCAAGGATGCGGTCGCCTCGGCCTTTGACTGTGAGGTCGTCCTCCTCGATCCCCATCTCGAGCGACTTGCGGCTTCCCCCCTGGATTTTTCATCTTCCCGCGCCCGCGCCCTGCTGGCGGCGGTGGGTGCGGCCGAGCGGATGATGTGA
- a CDS encoding GspE/PulE family protein encodes MSLQRKNIGEILIEMGALTPAEVDLILERMQLTKSRFGQTGVVEGFFPEEMLAQALARQFHLEYLDLEGFFPDSELLSSLPSGIPLRYQILPLERLEKSLVIAVADPTDVAALDDLEMLLGTSLILKVAAPGKITRILERGEGSKRVLREVSEDFKLQLVKETEKGEEVLSIEKLTADTSPIIRLIDSTLFDALTKRASDIHIESTQEGVVIKYRVDGVLFRATEPLAARFQSPIISRIKVMSELDISERRIPQDGRFKVRLGGKSIDFRVSIMPSIFGEDAVIRILDKESIASDLKGLTLESLGISTREIVRIRRMIREPYGMVLVTGPTGSGKTTTLYAALSEINNEEEKVITIEDPVEYQVRGVVQIPVNEKKGLTFARGLRSILRHDPDKIMVGEIRDPETAQIAVQSALTGHLVFTTVHANNVFDVLGRFLHMGIDPYNFVSCLNCVAAQRLVRKICIHCKKPVHYDRQTLEESGLNYERYRDFSFYEGAGCEECHGTGYHGRSAIVELLDLNDELRELIVSKAPVTRLKLAARQAGTIFLREAALEKVFSGDSTLKEINRVTFVEQVEAL; translated from the coding sequence ATGAGTTTGCAGCGCAAAAATATCGGTGAAATCCTCATTGAAATGGGCGCCCTGACCCCGGCTGAGGTCGACCTGATCCTCGAGAGGATGCAGCTGACCAAAAGTCGCTTCGGCCAGACCGGAGTCGTCGAAGGGTTTTTTCCGGAGGAGATGCTGGCCCAGGCCCTGGCCCGGCAGTTTCACCTGGAATACCTGGACCTCGAGGGATTTTTCCCCGACTCAGAGCTTCTCTCATCCCTTCCTTCCGGCATTCCGCTGCGTTATCAGATCCTTCCCCTTGAGCGCCTCGAAAAGAGCCTGGTCATTGCCGTCGCCGACCCCACGGACGTGGCCGCTCTGGACGATCTCGAGATGCTTCTCGGCACCTCTCTGATCCTGAAGGTTGCGGCGCCCGGGAAAATCACCCGGATCCTCGAACGGGGGGAAGGGTCGAAACGCGTTCTGCGCGAGGTTTCCGAAGATTTCAAGCTGCAGCTGGTCAAGGAAACGGAAAAGGGTGAAGAAGTCCTCTCCATCGAAAAACTCACCGCCGACACCAGTCCCATCATCCGCCTCATCGATTCCACCCTCTTCGATGCCCTGACCAAGCGCGCCAGCGACATTCATATCGAGTCGACGCAGGAGGGCGTGGTCATCAAGTATCGCGTCGACGGCGTCCTCTTCCGTGCCACCGAGCCCCTGGCCGCCCGTTTTCAGAGCCCGATCATCTCCCGCATCAAGGTCATGAGCGAACTCGACATCTCCGAGCGGCGCATCCCCCAGGATGGCCGTTTCAAGGTGCGCCTGGGAGGGAAATCCATCGATTTTCGCGTCTCCATCATGCCGAGCATCTTCGGCGAGGATGCCGTCATCAGGATCCTCGACAAGGAATCCATCGCTTCCGATCTCAAGGGGCTGACCCTCGAGTCCCTTGGGATCAGCACCCGGGAAATCGTCCGCATCCGTCGCATGATCCGCGAACCCTACGGCATGGTGCTGGTCACCGGCCCCACAGGGAGCGGCAAGACCACGACCCTGTATGCCGCCCTCTCCGAGATCAACAATGAAGAGGAAAAGGTCATCACCATCGAGGATCCGGTGGAATACCAGGTCCGCGGCGTGGTGCAGATTCCCGTCAACGAAAAAAAGGGACTGACCTTCGCCCGGGGGCTGCGCTCCATCCTCCGCCACGACCCCGACAAGATCATGGTCGGGGAGATCCGCGATCCGGAAACGGCGCAGATCGCCGTCCAGTCCGCCCTGACCGGTCACCTGGTCTTCACCACCGTTCATGCCAACAACGTCTTCGATGTCCTGGGGCGATTTCTCCACATGGGGATCGATCCCTACAATTTCGTTTCCTGCCTCAACTGTGTCGCCGCCCAGCGCCTGGTGCGCAAAATCTGCATCCACTGCAAAAAGCCGGTCCACTACGACCGCCAGACCCTCGAGGAATCGGGGCTCAATTACGAGCGCTACCGAGATTTTTCCTTCTACGAGGGGGCCGGATGCGAGGAGTGCCACGGCACCGGTTATCACGGGCGCAGCGCCATCGTCGAACTCCTCGATCTCAATGACGAGCTGCGCGAGCTGATCGTCAGCAAGGCCCCCGTGACCCGCCTGAAGCTGGCGGCCCGGCAGGCGGGCACCATCTTTTTGCGGGAGGCCGCTCTGGAAAAGGTCTTTTCCGGAGACAGTACTCTCAAGGAAATCAATCGCGTGACCTTTGTTGAACAGGTGGAGGCCCTGTGA
- a CDS encoding type II secretion system F family protein, translated as MSFFHCKIGTADGRVVEKDYQAASGDLLRESLEEQGFFVFYVKKQRFQFLRGSDAFRARLGGRRFLSFNQELLVLLRAGLPILQVLDTIIERTEPGGMLEVLREIREDVRGGSVLSEAFAKMPGYFPHLYLAAIKAGERTGDLPVTIARFIDYQKRVETLKARVRSAAFYPILLCIAVTVVLLFLMLYVVPTFTQIFADANVKLPILTRALIAVAEGLTQSLPTLVLSLAATVVAIRLFIHSERGALLLDRLKLTLPFAGGLLLDYALSGFCRTFATILKSGIPIVQAMQMARGTLNNRILERKLGAAIQRVEEGSAVSLALEETGFFPVIALRMIAAGETGGALSDMLGDVSEYYESEVERRLDRLTTMIEPLMMMGMGLLIAGIVVAMYLPIFQMGATVG; from the coding sequence ATGTCATTTTTCCATTGTAAAATCGGTACCGCCGACGGACGGGTCGTCGAGAAGGATTACCAGGCTGCCAGCGGCGACCTGCTCAGGGAAAGCCTTGAAGAGCAGGGTTTTTTCGTTTTTTATGTCAAGAAACAGCGTTTTCAGTTTTTGCGGGGATCGGACGCCTTTCGGGCGCGTCTCGGCGGCCGACGCTTTCTTTCCTTCAACCAGGAACTGCTGGTTCTCCTCCGTGCCGGTCTCCCCATCCTTCAGGTCCTTGACACCATCATCGAGCGGACGGAACCGGGGGGGATGCTCGAGGTGCTTCGCGAGATTCGGGAGGATGTCCGGGGGGGGAGCGTTCTGTCCGAGGCCTTCGCCAAGATGCCGGGATACTTTCCCCACCTCTATCTGGCGGCGATCAAGGCCGGAGAACGCACCGGCGATCTGCCGGTGACCATCGCCCGCTTCATCGACTATCAGAAGCGGGTCGAAACCCTCAAGGCCAGGGTCCGCAGTGCCGCCTTTTACCCGATACTGCTGTGCATCGCCGTCACTGTCGTCCTGCTCTTCCTGATGCTCTATGTCGTTCCCACGTTCACACAGATCTTTGCCGACGCCAATGTCAAACTGCCGATTCTGACCCGGGCGCTGATCGCCGTCGCCGAGGGGCTGACGCAGAGTCTGCCGACCCTGGTCCTTTCTCTGGCGGCGACGGTGGTGGCCATCCGGCTCTTTATCCATTCGGAACGGGGGGCGCTCCTTCTCGACCGCTTGAAACTGACCCTTCCCTTTGCCGGCGGGCTCCTTCTGGATTATGCCCTTTCCGGCTTTTGCCGGACCTTTGCGACCATCCTGAAGAGCGGCATTCCCATCGTCCAGGCCATGCAGATGGCGCGGGGGACCCTCAATAACCGGATTCTGGAGAGAAAACTTGGCGCCGCCATCCAGCGGGTCGAGGAGGGGAGCGCCGTTTCTCTGGCCCTGGAGGAGACCGGGTTCTTTCCGGTGATCGCCCTGCGGATGATCGCCGCCGGGGAAACCGGCGGAGCCCTCTCCGATATGCTCGGTGACGTCTCCGAATATTACGAGAGCGAGGTGGAGCGTCGCCTGGATCGGCTGACCACCATGATCGAACCGCTGATGATGATGGGCATGGGGCTCTTGATCGCCGGCATCGTCGTCGCCATGTATCTGCCGATCTTTCAGATGGGCGCAACCGTTGGATGA
- a CDS encoding cytochrome c3 family protein: MVWCLLFIFLTLGGAADSFAAPSDQGILQGIHGDRSIMPKSCRACHRGMSMRVSGEESTCLFCHGNSSDRGLMVSAGYLGRSGGYELANIDAELRKPYAHPVRTVEGAHRSFEKLPEEVVSAPRHAECVDCHDPHRVDRDAPFAGLPGKRVGNFIAEIDQEYQLCYKCHSESANLPARSTDKHAEFKITNPSFHPVEGEGANAYVISLKEPYAARKQNPADVSQITCGSCHGNDDPAGPKGPHGSRFRGLLKANFEMEDGRAESETSYALCYDCHDRTSILGNESFAFHAQHIQGTGAGGEGGTSCFTCHDAHGSTRYQYLIRFNEEVVLPNADLKLEFKAQGVASRHGSCLLKCHGVEHNPKEY, encoded by the coding sequence ATGGTCTGGTGTTTGTTGTTCATTTTTTTGACCCTGGGCGGAGCAGCGGATTCCTTTGCGGCTCCTTCCGACCAGGGGATTCTCCAGGGGATCCACGGCGACCGCTCCATCATGCCCAAATCGTGCCGGGCCTGCCATCGCGGTATGTCCATGCGGGTCAGCGGCGAGGAGTCGACCTGCCTTTTTTGCCACGGCAACTCCTCGGATCGCGGACTGATGGTCTCCGCCGGCTATCTGGGGCGTTCCGGGGGGTATGAGCTGGCGAACATCGATGCCGAATTGCGCAAACCCTATGCCCATCCGGTCCGTACCGTGGAGGGGGCGCACCGCTCCTTCGAAAAACTCCCCGAGGAGGTCGTCAGTGCCCCTCGCCATGCCGAGTGTGTTGACTGTCATGATCCGCATCGTGTCGACCGGGATGCACCCTTTGCCGGCCTCCCCGGGAAACGGGTCGGCAACTTCATCGCCGAAATCGACCAGGAATACCAGCTCTGTTACAAGTGTCACTCGGAGAGCGCCAACCTGCCGGCGCGGTCGACGGACAAACATGCCGAATTCAAAATCACCAACCCCTCTTTTCATCCCGTGGAAGGGGAGGGGGCCAACGCCTATGTGATCAGCCTCAAGGAACCCTATGCGGCCCGGAAGCAAAATCCGGCCGATGTTTCCCAGATCACCTGCGGCTCTTGTCACGGCAACGATGACCCGGCCGGTCCCAAGGGGCCGCACGGCTCGCGATTCCGTGGTCTGCTGAAGGCCAACTTCGAGATGGAAGACGGTCGGGCGGAATCCGAGACGTCCTACGCCCTCTGTTACGACTGCCATGACCGGACCAGCATCCTCGGCAACGAAAGCTTCGCCTTCCACGCCCAGCATATCCAGGGAACCGGTGCCGGAGGGGAGGGGGGGACCTCCTGTTTTACCTGCCACGATGCCCACGGCAGCACCCGCTATCAGTACCTGATCCGCTTCAACGAGGAGGTGGTGCTCCCCAATGCCGACTTGAAACTGGAATTCAAGGCTCAGGGGGTCGCCTCCCGGCACGGTTCCTGTCTGCTGAAGTGTCACGGGGTGGAGCACAATCCCAAAGAGTATTAA
- a CDS encoding SMP-30/gluconolactonase/LRE family protein, which yields MIPLPAGRFFLILLFGAFLLPGCAAPRTAEIAWNEAGVDRVWPSPPSTPRIRYLRTISGTGDFASDGAGARFLRWVAGDPDRGPDLQSPYGVAADGDGLIWVADSGTQAVHAFDLARGKVTYLTNFGKERLVTPVGLAVDSQRRILYVSDAGLGKVFAVDYQGDLLGLREPPGGYGRPAGMATDLQGNLYVVDVVKGLIAVFSPEGTFVRAIDGHQLEGGGFNLPSNVFVDQAGNVFVTDSMNFRVAVFDHRGDVLGTIGELGDGPGTLARPRGVAVDSRGDVFVGDAAFDNIQLFDLTGQLLLYFGSPGNGPGEFALPAGLFIDRFDRLYVADAHNHRIQIFQFLSGDK from the coding sequence GTGATCCCCCTGCCAGCGGGACGATTTTTCCTGATTCTGCTTTTCGGCGCATTTCTCCTTCCCGGTTGCGCCGCACCGCGCACCGCCGAGATTGCCTGGAATGAGGCCGGCGTCGATCGGGTCTGGCCTTCCCCCCCCTCGACTCCACGCATCAGATACCTGCGGACAATTTCCGGCACCGGCGATTTCGCCAGCGACGGGGCAGGGGCGCGCTTTCTGCGGTGGGTCGCCGGAGATCCCGACCGGGGTCCTGACCTGCAATCTCCCTACGGCGTCGCCGCCGACGGTGATGGGCTGATCTGGGTCGCCGATTCGGGGACGCAGGCTGTCCATGCTTTTGACCTGGCCCGGGGCAAGGTGACCTATCTGACCAACTTCGGCAAGGAACGACTCGTGACTCCCGTCGGGCTCGCCGTCGACAGCCAGCGCCGCATCCTTTATGTCTCCGACGCCGGATTGGGAAAAGTCTTTGCCGTCGATTACCAGGGGGATCTCCTGGGGCTGCGCGAGCCGCCGGGGGGGTACGGCCGACCGGCGGGGATGGCCACGGATCTACAGGGCAATCTCTATGTCGTCGATGTGGTCAAGGGGCTAATTGCCGTCTTCTCACCGGAGGGAACCTTTGTCCGGGCGATCGACGGACACCAGCTGGAGGGGGGTGGATTCAACCTTCCGTCCAACGTCTTTGTCGATCAGGCCGGGAACGTCTTTGTCACCGATTCTATGAACTTCCGGGTTGCCGTCTTCGATCATCGGGGAGACGTTCTGGGCACTATCGGGGAACTCGGGGACGGACCGGGAACCCTCGCCCGACCGAGGGGGGTCGCCGTCGATTCCCGAGGGGATGTTTTCGTCGGCGATGCGGCATTTGACAATATTCAACTCTTCGATTTGACGGGGCAACTCCTCCTTTATTTCGGCAGCCCTGGAAATGGGCCCGGTGAGTTCGCCCTTCCGGCCGGCCTCTTCATCGACCGCTTTGATCGCCTCTACGTCGCCGATGCCCATAATCACCGGATTCAGATCTTCCAGTTCCTTTCCGGAGATAAATGA
- a CDS encoding peptidylprolyl isomerase, with protein sequence MVFARWFRLSTLVGALVLTGLSSQVCAEGDIVAKVGGVSLTRYELDREVQKIMPFNVSFHGKVSQEKIDDIRNQALTALLERAYKVRFALAEEISVANEAVEEEMAKYRSKFESQAQFEQALGAEGLSAFRGSIYRELLAKKAEAVAVDSGVKVTDEEVRAFYDKNKSMYMRPRQFKASHILVKVDPASSKAERDVLLKKAQGLAAQAEAGEDFYNLAYYNSDDRSKYVGGDLGYFHEGQTVPEFEEALVKMKPGEIAGPIKTMFGYHIVKLVELNEPRQLNFEEVKDNLRQSLEKKQRENLYDAWMNGLKARFEVERFDK encoded by the coding sequence ATGGTTTTTGCCAGATGGTTCAGGTTGTCAACTCTTGTCGGGGCTCTGGTTCTGACCGGTTTGTCGTCCCAGGTGTGTGCCGAAGGCGATATCGTCGCCAAGGTGGGAGGCGTTTCTCTGACCCGGTACGAGCTCGATCGGGAAGTGCAAAAGATCATGCCCTTCAATGTCAGTTTTCATGGGAAGGTTTCCCAGGAGAAGATCGATGATATTCGCAATCAGGCTTTAACCGCTCTTCTGGAGAGGGCCTATAAGGTCCGCTTCGCTCTCGCGGAAGAAATTTCCGTTGCCAATGAGGCCGTCGAAGAGGAAATGGCCAAATACCGATCAAAATTCGAATCCCAGGCCCAGTTCGAACAGGCCTTGGGCGCCGAAGGTCTCAGTGCCTTTCGCGGCTCCATCTATCGCGAGCTCCTAGCAAAAAAAGCCGAAGCGGTCGCCGTGGATTCAGGGGTCAAGGTGACCGACGAAGAGGTACGTGCCTTTTATGACAAAAACAAGTCCATGTATATGCGCCCCAGGCAATTCAAGGCGAGCCATATCCTGGTGAAAGTCGATCCCGCTTCGAGCAAGGCCGAACGGGACGTGCTGTTGAAAAAAGCGCAAGGGCTGGCTGCCCAGGCCGAGGCCGGCGAAGATTTTTACAATCTTGCCTATTACAATTCCGATGACCGCTCCAAATACGTCGGAGGAGATCTCGGTTACTTTCACGAGGGGCAGACCGTTCCCGAGTTCGAGGAGGCCTTGGTCAAGATGAAGCCGGGAGAAATTGCCGGCCCGATAAAAACCATGTTCGGATATCACATCGTCAAACTCGTTGAGCTCAATGAGCCGCGGCAACTCAATTTCGAGGAAGTGAAGGATAATCTCCGCCAGAGCCTGGAAAAAAAGCAGAGAGAGAATCTCTATGACGCGTGGATGAACGGCTTGAAGGCCCGCTTCGAAGTGGAGCGCTTCGACAAGTGA